In a genomic window of Xylophilus rhododendri:
- a CDS encoding TPM domain-containing protein: MPLAFFVSFSKLSRPVRAWLAAAALLLMALFAPGLAQAQKLQPIPAPAMHVTDNTNTFDARQKSALEARLVNFEQATGSQVAILMVQTTAPEDIAAYANRVGNTWKIGRRAIGDGLVIIVAKRDRKVRIEVAKALEGAVPDLAAKEVIDEAITPAFRAGDYVGGLSNALDRLETRIRAEALPSPTPPAPDAAQASIDGDDALAGRNPNGFQWYDLAVFLFIAVPLLGGVLRRLLGRGFGSVLAAAIVGGLAFLFTWSVPAAGVAAVLAWVLAMLSWSGLSSRPGMRGLPGVIAGSGFGNVLGGSSRGSSSGGGGFRSGGGGDFGGGGASGDW; this comes from the coding sequence TTGCCCCTGGCCTTTTTCGTTTCGTTTTCCAAGCTGTCCCGCCCGGTGCGTGCCTGGCTGGCCGCGGCCGCGCTGCTGCTGATGGCGCTGTTCGCGCCCGGCCTGGCGCAGGCGCAGAAGCTGCAGCCTATCCCCGCGCCGGCCATGCATGTGACCGACAACACCAACACCTTCGATGCGCGCCAGAAGAGCGCGCTGGAGGCGCGGCTGGTGAATTTCGAGCAGGCCACCGGCTCGCAGGTGGCCATCCTGATGGTGCAGACCACCGCGCCCGAGGACATCGCCGCCTATGCCAACCGGGTGGGCAACACCTGGAAAATCGGCCGCCGCGCCATCGGCGACGGCCTGGTCATCATCGTGGCCAAGCGCGACCGCAAGGTGCGCATCGAGGTCGCCAAGGCGCTGGAGGGCGCGGTGCCCGACCTGGCCGCCAAGGAAGTCATCGACGAAGCCATCACCCCGGCCTTCCGCGCGGGTGATTACGTCGGCGGGCTGAGCAACGCGCTAGACCGGCTGGAGACCCGCATCCGCGCCGAGGCCCTGCCCTCGCCGACACCGCCCGCGCCCGATGCCGCCCAGGCCTCGATCGACGGCGACGACGCGCTGGCCGGCCGCAATCCCAACGGCTTCCAGTGGTACGACCTGGCGGTGTTCCTGTTCATCGCCGTGCCGCTGCTGGGCGGCGTGCTGCGGCGGCTGCTGGGACGCGGCTTCGGTTCGGTGCTGGCGGCGGCGATCGTCGGCGGGCTGGCCTTCCTCTTCACCTGGAGCGTGCCGGCCGCGGGCGTGGCCGCCGTGCTGGCCTGGGTGCTGGCGATGCTGAGCTGGAGCGGGCTGTCCTCGCGCCCGGGGATGCGCGGGCTGCCGGGCGTGATCGCCGGCAGCGGTTTCGGTAATGTGCTCGGCGGCAGCTCACGCGGATCGAGCAGCGGCGGCGGCGGCTTCCGCTCGGGCGGCGGCGGCGATTTCGGTGGCGGCGGCGCGTCCGGGGACTGGTGA
- a CDS encoding PDDEXK nuclease domain-containing protein gives MIQSAKAQTYQAVNTALIELYWQVGGAISRRIAAAEWGEGIVRQLAVYLEETQPGLRGFTRANLFRMRQFYDAYVDDEKVTPLVRHVPWSHNLVILSQCKGMAEREFYLRAAAREKWSRRELERQLQSALFERIQLSPAKVSPVVRQNSPEVLNVFKDAYMVEFLDLADTHSEADLHRGLLDRLKNFMIELGRDFCFVGSEFPLQVGKQDFALDLLFFHRGLNCLVAIELKVGRFEPEYLGKLAFYLEALDRDVRKKHENPAIGVLLCASKDDEVVEYALSRMASPALIAQYRTQLPDKAWLQAKLHEFYQQNLAGSAG, from the coding sequence TTGATCCAGTCCGCCAAGGCGCAGACCTACCAGGCGGTCAACACCGCCTTGATCGAGCTGTACTGGCAGGTCGGCGGAGCGATCAGCCGCCGGATCGCGGCAGCGGAATGGGGCGAAGGGATCGTCCGGCAGCTGGCGGTCTACCTGGAGGAAACGCAGCCCGGCCTGCGCGGATTCACCCGGGCCAACCTGTTCCGCATGCGGCAGTTCTACGACGCGTATGTCGACGACGAGAAAGTCACACCACTGGTGCGACATGTCCCCTGGTCGCATAACTTGGTCATCCTCAGTCAATGCAAAGGCATGGCGGAGCGCGAGTTCTATCTCCGCGCAGCAGCCCGGGAAAAGTGGAGCCGCCGCGAACTCGAACGCCAGCTGCAGTCGGCCCTGTTCGAGCGCATCCAGCTCAGCCCCGCGAAAGTCTCACCAGTGGTGCGACAAAACAGCCCCGAGGTGCTGAACGTCTTCAAGGACGCCTACATGGTCGAATTCCTCGACCTGGCGGACACCCACAGCGAGGCCGACCTGCACCGCGGCCTGCTCGACCGCCTGAAGAACTTCATGATCGAACTGGGCCGGGACTTTTGCTTCGTCGGCTCCGAGTTCCCCCTGCAAGTCGGCAAGCAGGACTTCGCGCTGGACCTGCTGTTCTTCCACCGCGGCCTGAACTGCCTGGTCGCCATCGAGCTGAAGGTCGGCCGCTTCGAGCCCGAATACCTGGGCAAGCTGGCCTTCTATCTCGAAGCGCTGGACCGCGACGTGAGGAAGAAACACGAGAACCCCGCCATCGGCGTGCTGCTGTGCGCCAGCAAGGACGACGAGGTGGTCGAGTACGCGCTGAGCCGCATGGCCTCGCCCGCGCTCATCGCCCAGTACCGCACCCAGCTGCCGGACAAGGCCTGGCTGCAGGCCAAGCTGCATGAGTTCTACCAGCAGAACCTGGCCGGATCGGCGGGCTGA
- a CDS encoding TPM domain-containing protein, with amino-acid sequence MANLFSRLIRIVRHRWRDEGHIRKAIPPDLVARLQQRVAESERRHTGQIRLCIEAGLPTSYLWRGATPRERAVMLFGKLRVWDTEENNGVLVYLLLADHAIEIVADRGLNRHVGAGQWQHLVAHMGDAFGAGRYEDGLTQALDDVGKLLAAYFPAPDDGSMRPNELPDAPVLQGDLLLD; translated from the coding sequence ATGGCAAATCTCTTCTCCAGGCTCATCCGCATCGTGCGCCACCGCTGGCGCGACGAAGGCCATATCCGCAAGGCCATTCCGCCCGATCTGGTCGCCCGGCTGCAGCAGCGCGTGGCCGAGAGCGAACGCCGGCACACCGGCCAGATCCGCCTGTGCATCGAGGCCGGCCTGCCCACCAGCTACCTCTGGCGCGGCGCCACGCCGCGCGAGCGGGCGGTGATGCTGTTCGGCAAGCTGCGTGTCTGGGACACCGAGGAAAACAACGGCGTGCTGGTCTACCTGCTGCTGGCCGACCATGCGATCGAGATCGTGGCCGACCGCGGCCTCAACCGCCATGTCGGCGCCGGCCAGTGGCAGCACCTGGTGGCCCACATGGGAGACGCCTTCGGCGCCGGCCGCTACGAGGACGGCCTGACCCAGGCGCTGGACGATGTCGGCAAGCTGCTGGCCGCCTACTTCCCCGCGCCGGACGACGGCAGCATGCGCCCCAACGAGCTGCCGGACGCGCCGGTGCTGCAGGGCGACCTGCTGCTGGACTGA
- a CDS encoding YybH family protein: MHRAQAQETRHALSHRRRILSAARLRLTMRSDRMSSTAAVGGRPDDVEAEFYEALRVGDLARMMACWADEDDIVCVHPGGPRLVGTGQIRASFEALFERGTPPIRHETLHRVETLVSSVHSVLEKVALTLPDGAVEAAVIATNVFHKTAQGWRMVAHHASPGTVAETTTDPRPEVSPTLH; encoded by the coding sequence TTGCACCGCGCCCAGGCGCAGGAGACCCGCCATGCCCTCAGCCACCGCCGCCGCATCCTGTCCGCCGCCAGGCTGCGTCTGACGATGCGCAGCGATCGCATGTCTTCCACCGCCGCGGTGGGCGGGCGGCCGGACGATGTCGAGGCCGAGTTCTACGAGGCGCTGCGGGTCGGCGACCTGGCGCGCATGATGGCCTGCTGGGCCGACGAGGACGACATCGTCTGCGTGCATCCGGGCGGCCCGCGGCTGGTGGGCACCGGCCAGATCCGCGCCAGCTTCGAGGCCTTGTTCGAACGCGGCACGCCGCCGATCCGCCACGAGACCCTGCACCGTGTCGAGACCCTCGTCAGCAGCGTGCACAGCGTGCTGGAGAAGGTGGCGCTGACACTGCCGGACGGCGCGGTCGAGGCGGCCGTGATCGCCACCAATGTGTTCCACAAGACCGCCCAGGGCTGGCGCATGGTGGCGCACCATGCCAGCCCCGGCACGGTCGCCGAGACGA
- a CDS encoding LemA family protein — MRPLILTLLLTLLLGGCGYNDFQSLDEQSTAAWSEVQNQYQRRADLVPNLVATVKAEAKFEQDTLTQVIEARSRATAIQVTPETLKDPQAFERYQQAQAQLGGALSKLLAVSEAYPDLKSNQSFRDLRVQLEGTENRITVARNRYIQAVQAYNVKARSFPTNITARVFGYAPKPAFTASGDAQSGVAPKVDFGNPNPQPAR, encoded by the coding sequence ATGCGCCCACTCATCCTCACCCTGTTGCTGACGCTGCTGCTCGGCGGCTGCGGCTACAACGACTTCCAGAGCCTGGACGAGCAGTCCACCGCCGCCTGGAGCGAAGTGCAGAACCAGTACCAGCGCCGCGCCGACCTGGTGCCCAACCTGGTCGCCACCGTCAAGGCCGAGGCGAAATTCGAGCAGGACACGCTCACCCAGGTGATCGAGGCGCGCTCCCGCGCCACCGCCATCCAGGTCACGCCGGAGACGCTGAAGGACCCGCAGGCCTTCGAACGCTACCAGCAGGCCCAGGCACAGCTCGGCGGCGCGCTGTCGAAGCTGCTGGCGGTGTCGGAGGCCTATCCGGACCTGAAATCCAACCAGAGCTTTCGCGACCTGCGGGTGCAGCTCGAAGGCACGGAGAACCGCATCACCGTGGCGCGCAACCGCTACATCCAGGCGGTGCAGGCCTACAACGTGAAGGCACGCAGCTTCCCGACCAACATCACCGCGCGTGTCTTCGGCTACGCGCCCAAGCCGGCCTTCACCGCCAGCGGCGACGCCCAGAGCGGCGTGGCGCCCAAGGTCGATTTCGGCAACCCCAACCCGCAGCCCGCGCGCTGA
- a CDS encoding ligase-associated DNA damage response DEXH box helicase gives MKSHSRPLAIRRAIAGWFSERGWKAFGFQKEVWKALAEGRSGLLHATTGAGKTYAVWLGALQAFSQRAAEGEEPGSRRRSTPSVPLTVLWITPMRALAADTLTALRRPLDELAGRHPGIARWTAGARTGDTDSGERSAQSRRLPTVLVTTPESLSLMLARADAQELLRGVELVVADEWHELLGNKRGVQLQLAIARIRGWNPALRVWGMSATLGNLQEAMETLLGPRQPGDEGVLVQGKIDKRLVVDTLLPGNAARFSWAGHLGLRMLPQVVAELDQSGTTLVFVNVRSQAELWYKAILEARPDWAGVLAIHHGSLDRGVRDWVEQGLKAGSLKAVVCTSSLDLGVDFLPVERVVQIGSPKGVARLLQRAGRSGHAPGRPSRITLVPTHSLEIIEAAAARAAIRAGHVERRSSPHQPVDVLAQHLVTVALGGGFEPEALYAEVRRTAAYRELPRAVWDWCLDFVSRGGPSLAAYPDYHRVAPDEQGIWRLSDKRLARRHRSNIGTIVSDASMVVQIKNGARLGTMEESFLARLQPGDCFLFAGRVLEMVKIEQMTAYVKRATAGRPTVPRWNGSRMAISSVLAESLVEQMALAAAHRFDSPELKSVRPLLEVQQRWSALPTPGTLLAETLRTREGWHLFLYPFAGRHAHIGLASLFAWRAAQHEQGTFSIAINDYGLELISATPRDWAGLLPDLLRLDDAPGGGEHGALLQEVLASLNATEMSRRRFREIARVSGLIFQSHPGERRSNRQLQASSQLFFEVFQKYDSDNMLLRQADEEVLSQELDIAQILGSLRKMRSQELVVKHLERPSPFAFPLMIELFREKLTNENLADRIARMVLQLEDAADGRAPDAQAAEEKQARRPRNGPPRAKPPEPPSAAEQAAAAEIRKDLDFSLTPVEGGEPRKPRRERKPSRPLPLL, from the coding sequence ATGAAGTCCCACAGCCGTCCGCTCGCCATCCGCCGCGCCATCGCCGGCTGGTTCTCCGAGCGCGGCTGGAAGGCTTTCGGCTTCCAGAAGGAAGTGTGGAAGGCGCTGGCCGAGGGCCGCTCCGGCCTGCTGCATGCCACCACCGGCGCGGGCAAGACCTATGCGGTGTGGCTGGGCGCGCTGCAGGCCTTCTCGCAGCGCGCCGCCGAGGGCGAGGAGCCCGGCTCGCGTCGCCGCTCCACGCCTTCCGTGCCGCTGACGGTGCTGTGGATCACACCGATGCGTGCCCTGGCCGCCGACACCCTCACGGCGCTGCGCCGGCCGCTCGACGAGCTCGCCGGACGCCATCCCGGCATCGCCCGCTGGACCGCCGGCGCCCGCACCGGCGACACCGACAGCGGCGAGCGCAGCGCCCAGTCGCGCCGCCTGCCGACGGTGCTGGTGACCACGCCGGAGAGCCTGTCGCTGATGCTGGCCCGCGCCGATGCCCAGGAACTGCTGCGCGGCGTGGAACTGGTGGTGGCCGACGAATGGCACGAGCTGCTGGGCAACAAGCGCGGCGTGCAGCTGCAGCTGGCCATCGCCCGCATCCGCGGCTGGAACCCGGCGCTGCGGGTGTGGGGCATGTCGGCCACGCTGGGCAATCTGCAGGAGGCGATGGAAACCCTGCTCGGCCCGCGCCAGCCCGGCGACGAAGGCGTGCTGGTGCAGGGCAAGATCGACAAGCGCCTGGTCGTCGACACCCTGCTGCCCGGGAACGCCGCCCGCTTCAGCTGGGCCGGCCACCTGGGCCTGCGCATGCTGCCGCAGGTGGTGGCGGAGCTGGACCAGAGCGGCACCACACTCGTCTTCGTCAACGTGCGTTCGCAGGCCGAGCTTTGGTACAAGGCCATCCTCGAAGCGCGGCCGGACTGGGCCGGCGTGCTGGCCATCCACCACGGCTCGCTGGACCGCGGCGTGCGCGACTGGGTGGAGCAGGGGCTGAAGGCCGGCTCGCTCAAGGCGGTGGTCTGCACCAGCAGCCTGGACCTGGGCGTGGATTTCCTGCCGGTGGAGCGGGTGGTGCAGATCGGCTCGCCCAAGGGCGTGGCGCGGCTGCTGCAGCGCGCCGGCCGGTCGGGCCATGCGCCGGGCCGGCCGTCCCGCATCACGCTGGTGCCCACGCACAGCCTGGAGATCATCGAAGCCGCCGCAGCACGTGCCGCCATCCGCGCCGGCCATGTGGAGCGCCGCAGCTCGCCGCACCAGCCGGTGGATGTGCTGGCCCAGCACCTGGTCACGGTCGCGCTCGGCGGCGGCTTCGAGCCCGAGGCGCTGTATGCCGAGGTGCGCCGCACGGCCGCCTACCGCGAGCTGCCGCGCGCGGTGTGGGACTGGTGCCTGGACTTCGTCTCGCGCGGCGGGCCATCGCTCGCGGCCTATCCGGACTACCACCGCGTGGCGCCGGACGAACAGGGCATCTGGCGCCTTTCCGACAAACGCCTGGCACGCCGCCACCGCAGCAATATCGGCACCATCGTAAGTGATGCCTCGATGGTGGTACAGATCAAGAACGGCGCGCGGCTCGGCACCATGGAGGAGAGCTTTCTCGCCCGCCTGCAGCCCGGCGACTGCTTCCTCTTCGCCGGCCGGGTGCTGGAGATGGTGAAGATCGAACAGATGACGGCCTACGTCAAACGCGCCACCGCGGGCCGGCCGACGGTGCCGCGCTGGAACGGCTCGCGCATGGCGATCTCCTCGGTGCTGGCCGAATCGCTGGTCGAGCAGATGGCCCTGGCCGCGGCACACCGCTTCGATTCGCCCGAGCTGAAGAGCGTGCGGCCCTTGCTGGAGGTGCAGCAGCGCTGGTCGGCCCTGCCCACGCCCGGCACCCTGCTGGCCGAGACCTTGCGTACGCGCGAGGGCTGGCATCTCTTCCTCTATCCCTTCGCCGGCCGCCATGCACACATCGGCCTGGCCAGCCTGTTTGCCTGGCGCGCGGCGCAGCACGAGCAGGGCACCTTCTCCATCGCCATCAACGACTACGGCCTGGAGCTGATCAGCGCCACACCGCGCGACTGGGCTGGCCTGCTGCCCGATCTGCTGCGCCTGGACGACGCGCCCGGCGGTGGCGAGCACGGCGCCCTGCTGCAAGAGGTGCTGGCCAGCCTGAACGCCACCGAGATGTCGCGCCGGCGCTTTCGCGAGATCGCGCGGGTGTCGGGCCTGATCTTCCAGAGCCATCCCGGCGAGCGCCGCAGCAACCGCCAGCTGCAGGCCTCGTCGCAGCTCTTCTTCGAGGTCTTCCAGAAATACGACAGCGACAACATGCTGCTGCGCCAGGCCGACGAGGAGGTGCTGAGCCAGGAGCTGGACATCGCCCAGATCCTGGGCAGCCTGCGCAAGATGCGTTCGCAGGAACTGGTGGTCAAGCACCTGGAGCGGCCCAGCCCCTTCGCCTTCCCGCTGATGATCGAACTCTTCCGCGAGAAGCTGACCAACGAGAACCTGGCCGACCGCATCGCGCGTATGGTGCTGCAGCTGGAAGACGCGGCCGATGGCCGGGCGCCGGATGCGCAGGCGGCCGAGGAGAAACAGGCCCGGCGCCCGCGCAACGGCCCGCCTCGCGCGAAGCCGCCCGAGCCGCCCAGCGCGGCGGAACAGGCGGCGGCGGCGGAGATCAGGAAGGATCTCGATTTCTCGCTCACGCCGGTGGAAGGCGGCGAGCCCCGCAAGCCGCGCCGGGAGCGCAAGCCTTCGCGGCCCCTGCCTCTGTTGTAA
- the pdeM gene encoding ligase-associated DNA damage response endonuclease PdeM, with the protein MSDLILAGEAVQFLPDPALWWPAGGTLFVADLHIGKAAVFRARGLPVPSGTTRINLDRLSSLLSRHAARRLVVLGDFLHARESRTPSVLTALQAWRLAHAAVEMVLVRGNHDSHAGDPPASLGIAVVDEPWSAGPFACCHHPQLQPGRHVLAGHVHPAVRLRGTGRDALRLPCFSTGAGLTLLPAFGDFTGSHVLAPETGRLLFAVGGGRVWPVPASTALPA; encoded by the coding sequence ATGTCCGACCTGATCCTTGCCGGCGAAGCCGTCCAGTTCCTGCCCGACCCCGCCCTGTGGTGGCCTGCCGGCGGCACCCTGTTCGTGGCCGACCTGCACATCGGCAAGGCCGCGGTGTTCCGCGCGCGCGGCCTGCCGGTGCCCTCGGGCACCACCCGCATCAACCTGGATCGCCTGAGCTCGCTGCTGTCGCGCCATGCTGCCCGGCGCCTGGTGGTGCTGGGCGACTTCCTCCATGCCCGGGAAAGCCGCACACCCTCGGTGCTGACGGCGCTGCAGGCATGGCGGCTGGCCCATGCCGCCGTCGAGATGGTGCTGGTGCGCGGCAACCACGACAGCCATGCGGGCGATCCGCCAGCGTCGCTGGGCATCGCGGTGGTCGACGAGCCCTGGTCCGCCGGCCCCTTCGCCTGCTGCCACCATCCGCAGCTGCAGCCCGGCCGCCATGTGCTGGCCGGCCATGTGCATCCGGCGGTGCGGCTGCGCGGTACGGGGCGCGATGCCTTGCGATTGCCCTGCTTCAGCACCGGCGCCGGCCTGACGCTTCTGCCGGCCTTCGGCGACTTCACCGGCAGCCATGTGCTGGCGCCGGAGACAGGGCGGCTGCTGTTCGCGGTGGGTGGCGGGCGGGTGTGGCCGGTGCCCGCATCGACAGCGCTGCCGGCCTGA
- a CDS encoding RBBP9/YdeN family alpha/beta hydrolase, with product MKKAILIPGNGGGSTHDDWFPYVAEGLRARGLQVVSPGTWPDAELARAEYWLPYLEQLGADENTILVGFSSGAIAAMRHAQTHRILGSVLVAGYHTTLGLRTEEVSGYFDQPWDWERIRANQQWIVQLNSPSDPYIPIEEARFLHERLGSDYHEVANRGHFYPMAEFPELLAAIDPHL from the coding sequence ATGAAAAAAGCCATCCTGATTCCGGGCAACGGCGGCGGCTCCACCCACGACGACTGGTTTCCCTACGTGGCCGAGGGGCTGCGCGCACGCGGCCTGCAGGTGGTCTCGCCCGGCACCTGGCCCGATGCCGAGCTGGCCCGGGCCGAATACTGGCTGCCCTACCTGGAGCAGCTCGGCGCCGACGAGAACACCATCCTCGTCGGCTTCTCCTCCGGCGCCATCGCCGCCATGCGCCATGCCCAGACGCACCGCATCCTGGGCTCGGTGCTGGTGGCCGGCTACCACACCACGCTGGGCCTGCGCACCGAGGAAGTCAGCGGCTATTTCGACCAGCCCTGGGACTGGGAACGCATCCGCGCGAACCAGCAGTGGATCGTGCAACTCAACTCGCCGAGCGACCCCTACATCCCGATCGAGGAGGCGCGTTTCCTGCACGAGCGGCTCGGCAGCGACTACCACGAGGTGGCCAACCGGGGGCATTTCTATCCGATGGCGGAGTTTCCGGAATTGCTGGCGGCCATCGACCCGCATCTGTGA